From Crassaminicella indica, one genomic window encodes:
- a CDS encoding tripartite tricarboxylate transporter permease, whose protein sequence is MEDVLYGFIHALDWVNLLAAFLSVAVGITIGALPGLSAAMGVALLIPVTFGMPAETGLIALVGVYCGAIFGGSISAILIYTPGTPAAAATAIDGYQLTLKGKAGKALGTAVIASFGGAMISTIALYLFAPALAKLALKFGPSEYFWLSIFGLTIIAGVSSKSILKGLLSGALGLLISTIGMDPMLGRPRFTFDSMYLISGVPFTATLIGLFSMSQVLMLAESKMKKSGMLRHFEDKVILSLKELKTIFPTVIRSGAIGSITGILPGAGATIAAFIGYNEARRFSKNKELFGKGSIEGVAGAEAANNGVTGGSLIPTLTLGIPGESVTAVLLGGLLIKGLQPGPDLFTIHGKVTYTFFAGFIIVNVFMLVLGLFGAKFFAHISRVPDSFLIPIIFALSVVGSYAIHNQIFDVWVMFVFGIIGYFVKKFDLNAAAIVLALILGPIGETGLRRTLIMNDGSIEPLFSSIISWILIGLSVFSLFSPMLMKRLEKKEEKLNDELAK, encoded by the coding sequence GTGGAAGATGTATTATACGGTTTTATACATGCTCTTGATTGGGTAAATCTTTTAGCAGCTTTTTTAAGTGTTGCTGTAGGGATTACTATTGGTGCATTGCCAGGTCTTTCTGCTGCTATGGGAGTAGCACTACTTATTCCAGTTACCTTTGGAATGCCTGCTGAAACGGGACTTATTGCTTTGGTTGGAGTTTATTGTGGTGCTATATTTGGAGGATCTATATCTGCTATTTTGATATATACTCCTGGAACACCTGCTGCTGCAGCAACAGCGATAGATGGATATCAACTTACATTAAAGGGAAAAGCAGGGAAAGCATTAGGAACAGCAGTTATTGCATCCTTTGGTGGAGCAATGATCAGTACTATAGCATTATATCTTTTTGCTCCAGCTTTAGCTAAGCTTGCATTAAAATTTGGACCTAGCGAATACTTTTGGCTTTCTATATTTGGGCTTACTATTATTGCAGGAGTAAGTTCAAAATCAATCCTAAAAGGGTTATTATCTGGAGCATTAGGGCTTTTGATATCAACTATAGGGATGGATCCTATGCTTGGAAGACCTAGATTTACTTTTGATAGTATGTATTTAATTTCTGGTGTGCCGTTTACAGCTACGTTGATAGGTTTATTTTCTATGTCTCAGGTTTTAATGCTTGCTGAAAGCAAGATGAAGAAAAGTGGTATGTTAAGACATTTTGAGGATAAAGTGATACTTAGCTTAAAAGAACTAAAAACAATATTCCCAACAGTTATTAGATCGGGTGCAATAGGAAGTATTACAGGAATTCTTCCAGGTGCAGGAGCAACTATTGCAGCATTTATTGGGTATAATGAGGCAAGAAGATTTTCTAAAAATAAAGAATTGTTTGGGAAGGGAAGCATTGAAGGGGTAGCAGGTGCAGAGGCTGCAAATAATGGTGTTACAGGAGGTTCTTTGATTCCGACATTAACTTTAGGAATTCCAGGGGAAAGTGTAACAGCAGTATTATTAGGAGGACTGCTTATTAAAGGACTTCAACCAGGACCAGATCTTTTCACTATTCATGGAAAAGTAACATATACTTTTTTTGCAGGGTTTATTATTGTAAATGTTTTTATGTTAGTACTTGGACTTTTTGGAGCTAAATTTTTTGCTCATATCTCTAGAGTTCCTGACAGCTTTTTAATTCCTATTATATTTGCATTAAGTGTTGTAGGTTCTTATGCAATACATAATCAAATATTTGATGTTTGGGTTATGTTTGTATTTGGTATTATCGGATATTTTGTTAAAAAATTCGATTTGAATGCAGCAGCTATTGTATTAGCTTTAATTTTAGGACCAATTGGAGAGACTGGTCTTAGAAGGACATTGATTATGAATGATGGAAGTATTGAGCCATTGTTTAGTAGTATTATTAGCTGGATTTTAATAGGATTAAGTGTATTTTCATTATTCTCTCCTATGCTTATGAAGAGGTTAGAGAAAAAAGAAGAGAAATTAAATGATGAATTAGCAAAATAA
- a CDS encoding MgtC/SapB family protein: MISINEIILRLVVATILGGLIGLERESKNRPAGLRTHILVSLGSCLLMLVSMYGFENGDPARLAAQVVSGIGFLGAGTILRDGNDISGLTTAASIWVSGGIGLAIGNGYYMGGAITSVIVLFSLVSLGFFERQIFVSKYKILQLECIERIGLLGEIGTVIAKNNITIKDIKISRKDDYDESTLEMIVTLTLNIAKNFSGELLSDQLYRIQGVKKVVWNDNFNS, from the coding sequence ATGATAAGCATTAATGAAATTATATTAAGACTCGTAGTTGCTACTATACTAGGAGGACTTATTGGTTTGGAAAGAGAATCAAAAAATAGACCAGCAGGTTTAAGAACTCATATATTAGTTAGCTTAGGTTCGTGCCTTTTGATGCTTGTATCTATGTATGGCTTTGAAAATGGTGACCCTGCAAGGCTTGCTGCTCAAGTGGTAAGTGGTATAGGATTTTTAGGGGCAGGAACTATTTTAAGAGATGGTAATGATATAAGTGGCTTGACTACAGCAGCAAGTATATGGGTAAGTGGAGGAATTGGACTGGCTATTGGAAATGGATACTATATGGGAGGAGCTATTACATCAGTCATTGTATTGTTTTCTCTTGTATCTTTAGGTTTTTTTGAAAGGCAGATATTTGTTTCAAAATATAAAATACTTCAATTAGAATGTATTGAAAGAATAGGGTTATTAGGTGAAATTGGAACTGTTATTGCAAAAAATAATATTACAATAAAAGATATAAAAATATCAAGAAAAGATGATTATGATGAAAGTACATTAGAAATGATAGTAACATTAACTCTTAATATAGCAAAAAATTTTTCTGGCGAATTGTTATCAGATCAATTATATAGAATACAAGGTGTAAAAAAGGTAGTATGGAATGATAATTTCAATTCATAA
- a CDS encoding response regulator transcription factor, producing MKRSVLIIEDEINIIELLRINLENYGFDVMTAMTGEEGLEKTLKEFPDIILLDIMLPGMDGFEICKRIRREKTTSKIPIIMLTAKSEEMDKVLALEIGADDYITKPFGIRELVARIKAVLRRIDEKEDTDERLNIIRVGDIFIDIDKHIVKKNGIKLELTLKEFNLLKVLAENREKVLSRKYLLDEISEGSSDPRSIDVHITNLRKKLGASSGYIETIRGIGYKMK from the coding sequence ATGAAAAGAAGTGTTTTAATTATAGAGGATGAAATAAATATTATTGAACTTTTAAGAATAAATTTAGAAAATTATGGTTTTGATGTGATGACTGCTATGACAGGAGAAGAGGGACTTGAAAAAACATTAAAGGAATTCCCGGATATTATTCTTTTGGATATTATGCTTCCTGGAATGGATGGATTTGAAATATGTAAAAGAATCAGAAGAGAAAAAACTACTTCTAAAATACCTATCATAATGTTAACTGCAAAAAGTGAAGAAATGGATAAAGTATTAGCATTAGAAATAGGTGCAGATGATTATATTACAAAGCCCTTTGGTATAAGAGAACTGGTTGCTAGAATTAAAGCTGTACTTAGAAGAATTGATGAAAAGGAAGATACAGATGAAAGATTAAATATTATTCGTGTGGGTGATATTTTTATAGATATTGATAAACATATAGTGAAGAAAAATGGTATAAAGTTGGAGTTAACTTTAAAAGAATTCAATCTTTTAAAGGTATTAGCAGAAAATAGAGAAAAGGTTTTATCTAGAAAATATTTGTTAGATGAGATTTCAGAAGGTTCATCAGATCCTAGATCTATTGATGTGCATATTACAAACTTAAGAAAAAAATTAGGTGCTTCTTCAGGATATATTGAAACAATAAGAGGAATAGGATATAAGATGAAGTAG
- the pnpS gene encoding two-component system histidine kinase PnpS, with protein MKRKILITYVILLLIGTFATGIISHTFVKNIYISSVKEKLLTNSNLIIDTLLLKEKEEKINYFNLAQKFSRKINGRVTFIEDNGKVLADSHNNSIIFENYSNKPEIRNAIKGKIANIKRFSQITQKVSIYIANPPIKINNKNIIVRLSASLEEINHVNELFFKYMLLAIFIGMIIAVFIGYYQIDHMVKPVKELTKVTKYISKGKFHKKVKIYTNDEIGELGEHFNIMASKLNHMINEISEKNSRMDAILISIVNGIIAIDDEGKIILFNPEAERLFNIYKGNTLGKNIKDVIDHKKLLYMMKATNERKVSLEDEIEINDKILKVYTALVENKEMKEMFGVLAVIQDITEMRKLENLRKEFVSNVSHELRTPLTSISGFVETLKKWTIINESDRMKILDIIEFETERLKRLINDILKLSEIENMKLIKEKTNIDVKKSISEVLYLIKPLAENKNIQLEINIGDNLKAIVGNIDWFQQIIMNLCENAVKYTVEGGKITIKATSYDEYLFISVKDTGVGIGKEDIPRIFERFYRVDKARSRQIGGTGLGLAIVKHIVMEFNGEIEVKSEVGKGSEFIVKLPYV; from the coding sequence ATGAAAAGGAAAATACTAATAACATATGTAATTCTGCTATTAATAGGAACCTTTGCTACAGGAATTATTTCTCATACTTTTGTAAAAAACATCTATATTAGTAGTGTGAAGGAAAAGCTTTTGACAAATTCAAATTTAATCATAGATACGTTGTTATTAAAGGAAAAGGAAGAGAAAATTAATTATTTCAATTTAGCACAAAAGTTTTCAAGAAAAATTAATGGAAGAGTAACATTTATTGAAGATAATGGGAAAGTATTGGCTGATTCACATAATAATAGCATTATATTTGAAAATTATTCCAATAAGCCAGAAATAAGAAATGCTATAAAAGGTAAAATTGCAAATATAAAGAGATTTAGTCAAATAACACAAAAGGTATCTATTTATATTGCAAACCCACCTATAAAAATTAATAATAAAAATATTATTGTTAGACTAAGTGCTTCTTTAGAGGAAATCAATCATGTAAATGAATTGTTCTTCAAATATATGCTTTTAGCTATATTTATTGGAATGATTATTGCTGTTTTTATAGGATATTATCAGATTGATCATATGGTAAAACCTGTTAAGGAGCTTACAAAAGTAACAAAATATATTTCAAAGGGAAAATTCCATAAAAAAGTAAAGATTTATACAAATGATGAGATCGGTGAGCTAGGAGAGCATTTTAATATAATGGCTTCTAAATTAAATCATATGATTAATGAGATTAGTGAAAAAAACAGTCGAATGGATGCTATACTTATAAGTATTGTAAATGGGATTATTGCTATAGATGATGAAGGGAAAATTATATTGTTTAATCCAGAAGCAGAAAGATTATTCAATATTTATAAAGGAAATACATTAGGAAAAAATATTAAAGATGTAATAGATCACAAAAAATTACTTTATATGATGAAGGCAACTAATGAAAGAAAAGTATCATTAGAAGATGAGATAGAGATAAATGATAAAATACTAAAGGTGTATACAGCATTAGTAGAGAACAAGGAAATGAAGGAGATGTTTGGTGTATTAGCAGTAATTCAGGATATAACAGAAATGAGAAAGCTTGAAAATTTAAGAAAAGAATTTGTTTCAAATGTTTCGCATGAATTAAGAACCCCACTCACATCTATCAGTGGGTTTGTTGAAACATTAAAGAAATGGACAATTATTAATGAATCAGATAGAATGAAAATTTTAGATATTATTGAATTCGAAACAGAAAGATTAAAAAGACTTATTAATGATATTTTAAAATTATCTGAAATTGAAAACATGAAGTTAATCAAAGAAAAAACAAATATAGATGTGAAAAAATCCATTAGTGAAGTATTATATCTTATAAAGCCTCTTGCAGAAAATAAAAATATTCAATTAGAAATAAACATAGGTGATAATCTGAAGGCTATTGTAGGAAATATAGATTGGTTTCAACAGATCATTATGAATTTATGTGAAAATGCTGTAAAGTACACAGTTGAAGGTGGGAAAATAACTATAAAGGCTACTTCTTATGACGAATATTTATTTATTTCTGTAAAAGATACAGGTGTAGGAATTGGAAAAGAAGATATTCCAAGAATATTTGAAAGGTTTTATAGGGTTGATAAGGCAAGAAGTAGACAAATAGGGGGAACAGGATTAGGACTTGCTATTGTAAAACATATAGTTATGGAATTTAATGGAGAAATTGAAGTGAAAAGTGAAGTTGGAAAGGGAAGCGAATTTATTGTAAAGCTTCCTTATGTTTAA
- a CDS encoding transcription repressor NadR — protein MTTDQRRREIIKILKNNEEPITGTALAKKFKVSRQVIVQDIAVMRAQGENILATSNGYMLLKADGKNKNIKTIVCRHEGYAQMEEELQIMVDMGAKVLDVIVEHPIYGEIRSSLMITSRMDIEEFMEKVKENDAAPLASLTGGDHIHTVEVSNNRAYEKMIKALKEKGYLVKGE, from the coding sequence ATGACAACGGATCAAAGAAGAAGAGAAATTATAAAAATATTAAAAAATAATGAAGAGCCTATAACAGGAACAGCTCTTGCTAAAAAATTTAAAGTAAGCAGACAAGTGATTGTACAGGATATTGCAGTGATGCGTGCACAAGGGGAAAATATTCTAGCTACTTCTAATGGTTATATGCTTCTAAAAGCTGATGGAAAAAATAAAAATATAAAGACGATTGTATGTAGGCACGAAGGATATGCTCAAATGGAAGAGGAGCTGCAAATTATGGTAGATATGGGTGCAAAGGTATTAGATGTGATTGTAGAGCATCCTATTTATGGAGAAATTAGGAGTTCGTTGATGATTACGTCAAGAATGGATATAGAGGAGTTTATGGAAAAGGTAAAAGAAAATGATGCAGCTCCATTAGCTTCTTTGACAGGTGGAGATCATATTCATACAGTAGAGGTTTCAAATAATAGAGCCTATGAAAAAATGATAAAAGCTCTAAAGGAAAAAGGATATTTGGTAAAAGGAGAATAA
- the nadA gene encoding quinolinate synthase NadA, which produces MNEKDMIQEIQNLKKEKNAVILAHNYQIPEVQDIADIVGDSLKLSQEASKTDAEVIVFAGVHFMAESAKILSPDKRVLLPVYDAGCPMADMVDAKALRMFKDKYPDIPIVCYVNSSAEVKAESDICCTSSNALKIVKSIKADKVLFVPDQNLGSYIKEQVPEKEIILWEGYCITHHRVSGTEVEAAKKNHPDALILVHPECNEEVVKLADFVGSTAQIIDFAKRTEHESFIIGTEMGVLHQLRKDNPDKKFYLISPALTCYNMKKTSLEDIYNALKHDQYEINVEEEISKRALVSLERMLKIS; this is translated from the coding sequence ATGAATGAAAAAGATATGATTCAGGAAATACAGAACTTAAAAAAAGAAAAAAATGCAGTTATTTTAGCACATAATTATCAAATACCAGAAGTGCAGGATATAGCTGATATCGTAGGAGATTCACTAAAGCTTAGTCAGGAGGCTTCTAAAACTGATGCAGAAGTAATTGTTTTTGCTGGAGTTCATTTTATGGCTGAAAGTGCAAAAATATTATCTCCTGATAAAAGGGTGTTACTACCTGTATATGATGCTGGTTGTCCTATGGCAGATATGGTAGATGCTAAAGCGCTTAGAATGTTTAAGGACAAATATCCAGATATACCTATTGTCTGCTATGTGAATTCTTCGGCAGAAGTAAAAGCAGAAAGCGATATTTGCTGTACTTCTTCTAATGCTTTAAAAATAGTAAAGAGTATAAAGGCAGATAAAGTATTATTCGTACCAGATCAAAATTTGGGAAGCTATATAAAAGAGCAGGTACCAGAAAAAGAAATTATTCTTTGGGAAGGATATTGCATTACCCATCATCGTGTAAGTGGTACAGAGGTAGAGGCTGCAAAGAAAAATCATCCAGATGCATTGATTTTGGTTCATCCAGAATGTAATGAGGAGGTAGTAAAATTAGCTGATTTTGTAGGAAGTACAGCTCAAATAATTGATTTCGCTAAAAGAACAGAGCATGAAAGCTTTATTATTGGTACAGAAATGGGTGTACTACATCAATTGAGAAAAGATAATCCTGATAAAAAATTTTACTTAATCTCTCCTGCATTAACTTGTTATAACATGAAAAAAACTTCTCTTGAAGATATTTATAATGCTTTGAAGCATGACCAATATGAAATAAATGTAGAAGAAGAAATAAGTAAGCGTGCATTGGTTTCTCTTGAGAGAATGCTTAAGATCAGTTAA